A single region of the Sulfitobacter sp. D7 genome encodes:
- a CDS encoding sugar ABC transporter ATP-binding protein, giving the protein MTPNPVLALRNVSKSFGSIEVLHGVTLALEPGTVHALIGENGAGKSTTMKIMAGYQLPTQGDVQLDGAPARFDSLHDGEVAGIVMIHQEFNLAEQLTVEQNIFLGRELKRGPLLDKAEMRRRTREYLDRVACDVSPDARVSTLSNSDKQMVEIAKALSRDARVLIMDEPTAVLTKRETDMLFKQVAALRAAGTAVLFTSHKLDEVAEISDHVTIMRDGEVVQSSPTAEITEDEMATAMVGRDVSDLYPPKPGVPADAPVVLSVENLSVPGYASNVSFSLRQGEILGIGGLIGSGRTELMEGLAGLRAARVDRVTLFGEQVHFKQPNDAQRAGLCYLTEDRKLRGLLLERGMRENLTLQNLHKFGGFMIVRGAEETALTHAIKEFDIRAGSRDVRVGNMSGGNQQKLLLAKIMLSEPRILIVDEPTRGIDIGTKQQIYAFLRKLADQGHAIIVITSEMPELIGLADRVMVMRSGEVSGTLNADEITEDAIVRLSMGLRAEQMPMTA; this is encoded by the coding sequence ATGACACCCAACCCCGTTCTTGCCCTGCGCAACGTGAGCAAAAGCTTCGGCTCGATCGAGGTGTTGCATGGTGTGACCCTCGCGCTGGAGCCGGGGACCGTTCACGCGCTGATTGGCGAGAATGGGGCGGGCAAATCCACCACGATGAAGATCATGGCGGGCTATCAACTGCCCACGCAAGGGGATGTACAATTGGACGGCGCGCCCGCCCGGTTCGACAGCCTGCACGATGGCGAGGTGGCCGGGATCGTGATGATCCACCAAGAGTTCAATTTGGCCGAACAGTTGACGGTTGAGCAGAATATCTTTCTGGGCCGAGAGCTAAAGCGTGGCCCATTGCTTGATAAAGCCGAGATGCGGCGCCGCACGCGAGAGTATCTAGACCGCGTGGCTTGCGACGTTTCCCCTGATGCGCGCGTATCCACTCTGTCGAACTCCGACAAACAGATGGTCGAGATCGCCAAAGCCCTGTCGCGCGATGCGCGGGTGTTGATCATGGACGAGCCGACGGCGGTGTTGACCAAACGTGAGACGGATATGTTGTTCAAACAGGTCGCGGCGCTGCGGGCAGCGGGTACGGCGGTTCTGTTTACGTCACATAAGCTTGATGAGGTCGCCGAGATCTCGGACCATGTCACCATCATGCGCGATGGCGAAGTGGTGCAATCCAGCCCCACGGCAGAGATTACCGAAGATGAGATGGCGACCGCCATGGTGGGCCGCGATGTGTCTGATCTTTACCCGCCAAAACCCGGCGTCCCCGCAGACGCGCCGGTGGTGCTTTCGGTCGAAAACCTCAGCGTGCCCGGCTACGCCAGCAACGTGTCCTTTTCGCTCCGGCAAGGCGAGATACTGGGGATTGGTGGGCTGATCGGTTCGGGCCGGACGGAACTGATGGAGGGGCTGGCGGGACTACGGGCGGCGCGCGTCGATCGGGTGACACTCTTTGGCGAGCAGGTTCATTTCAAACAACCCAACGACGCGCAGCGGGCCGGACTTTGCTACCTCACCGAGGACCGCAAGCTGCGGGGGCTGCTGCTGGAACGCGGTATGCGTGAAAACCTGACGCTGCAGAACCTGCATAAATTCGGCGGGTTTATGATCGTCCGGGGTGCCGAGGAAACGGCGCTGACCCATGCGATCAAAGAATTCGACATTCGCGCAGGCAGCCGCGATGTGCGGGTCGGCAATATGTCAGGCGGCAACCAGCAAAAGCTTTTGCTGGCCAAAATCATGCTCTCTGAACCGCGCATCCTGATCGTAGATGAGCCGACCCGCGGCATCGACATTGGCACCAAACAACAAATCTATGCCTTCCTGCGCAAACTGGCCGATCAGGGTCATGCGATCATCGTGATCACCTCTGAAATGCCCGAACTCATCGGACTTGCCGACCGTGTGATGGTCATGCGGTCGGGCGAGGTCAGCGGCACGCTGAACGCGGATGAAATCACGGAAGACGCGATTGTGCGCCTCTCGATGGGGCTGCGCGCCGAACAAATGCCGATGACGGCCTAA
- a CDS encoding ABC transporter permease, whose amino-acid sequence MTDVTTPHTKSLRMPSMSVLGPIIALVVLLLIGALMNSNFLSAANITNVLARSAFIGIIAVGMTFVITAGGLDLSVGSMAAFIAGLMILVMNAALPSLGIGVPIILLGMLTAIVAGLLAGLLNGFLITTLGIEAFIVTLGSMGIYRSLVTWLADGGTLSLDFGLRTFYRPVYFDGILGISWPIIVFALVVIIGEIIMSRSVYGRHCAATGSNENVAHYSNVNVKRTRLISYAALGILVGVATIMYVPRLGSASASTGVLWELEAIAAVIIGGTVLKGGFGRVWGTVIGVLILSLIGNILNLTDFVSPYLNGAIQGIIIILAVILQRERKTAL is encoded by the coding sequence ATGACAGATGTAACCACACCTCACACCAAAAGCCTTCGGATGCCGTCGATGTCCGTCCTCGGGCCGATCATCGCCTTGGTCGTCTTGCTGTTGATTGGCGCGCTAATGAACTCTAACTTCCTGAGCGCGGCGAACATCACCAACGTCTTGGCACGGTCGGCCTTTATCGGGATCATCGCGGTGGGCATGACCTTTGTCATCACCGCTGGCGGCCTCGACCTTTCGGTTGGCTCAATGGCGGCCTTTATCGCGGGGCTAATGATTTTGGTGATGAATGCGGCGTTGCCCAGTCTAGGCATCGGCGTGCCTATTATTCTGCTGGGGATGCTCACCGCCATCGTCGCGGGGCTGCTGGCGGGGCTGTTGAATGGCTTTTTGATCACCACTCTCGGGATCGAGGCCTTTATCGTCACCCTGGGGTCGATGGGGATTTACCGGTCGCTGGTGACATGGCTTGCCGATGGGGGCACGCTGTCGCTCGACTTTGGTTTGCGGACCTTCTACCGGCCCGTCTACTTCGACGGCATTCTCGGGATCAGTTGGCCGATCATCGTCTTTGCGCTGGTTGTGATCATCGGTGAGATCATCATGTCGCGGTCTGTCTACGGGCGCCATTGTGCGGCCACCGGATCGAACGAGAATGTCGCGCATTATTCAAATGTGAACGTGAAACGCACGCGGCTAATCTCTTACGCGGCCTTGGGCATTTTGGTCGGCGTTGCGACGATCATGTATGTGCCACGGCTTGGGTCTGCTTCGGCCTCTACCGGGGTGCTGTGGGAGCTTGAGGCCATCGCCGCGGTGATCATCGGCGGCACGGTTTTGAAGGGTGGCTTTGGCCGGGTCTGGGGCACCGTCATCGGCGTGCTGATCCTAAGCCTCATCGGCAATATCCTGAACCTTACTGATTTCGTGTCGCCATATCTCAATGGGGCGATCCAAGGGATTATCATTATTCTCGCTGTGATCCTACAGCGCGAAAGGAAGACGGCGCTTTAA
- a CDS encoding Gfo/Idh/MocA family protein: MARIRLGMVGGGNDAFIGGVHRIASRIDDRFDLVAGALSSTPEKSAASAEALGIPRSYGSFEEMAEAEAAREDGIEAVSIVTPNHVHAAAAKAFLAKGIHVICDKPLTSTLEDAEALAASVAEAEALFILTHNYTGYPMIRQARAMVASGDLGEIRIVQAEYPQDWLTAPMENEGVKQAEWRTDPARSGAGGSVGDIGTHAHNLACFVSGLQVESLAADLQSWGKGRKLDDNAHMMLRFAGGARGMLWSSQVAPGNENALKLRVYGDKGGLEWSQEDPNYLWFTPLGEPKRLITRNGAGASEASQSVSRIPGGHPEGYLEGFATIYNEAADAIRAVQGGASRESAMGVLPGIAAGMDGMRFINACVTSSANDAAWTKL, from the coding sequence ATGGCACGTATTCGACTTGGCATGGTGGGCGGCGGCAATGACGCCTTTATCGGCGGGGTGCACCGCATCGCTTCGCGCATTGACGACCGGTTCGATCTGGTCGCGGGCGCGCTGTCTTCGACCCCTGAAAAATCCGCTGCCAGTGCAGAGGCTCTGGGCATTCCGCGGTCCTACGGCAGTTTCGAAGAGATGGCGGAGGCCGAAGCCGCCCGCGAAGACGGGATCGAGGCGGTCTCGATTGTCACGCCCAACCACGTTCATGCCGCTGCCGCGAAGGCTTTCTTAGCCAAGGGCATCCATGTGATCTGCGATAAGCCCCTGACCTCCACGCTTGAGGATGCGGAGGCGTTGGCGGCCAGCGTTGCGGAGGCCGAGGCGCTTTTCATCCTCACCCACAATTACACCGGCTATCCGATGATCCGCCAAGCGCGGGCGATGGTGGCGTCGGGTGATCTTGGCGAGATCCGCATCGTTCAGGCGGAATACCCGCAGGACTGGCTGACAGCGCCGATGGAGAACGAAGGCGTCAAACAAGCCGAATGGCGGACCGATCCCGCACGCTCCGGCGCGGGCGGCTCGGTGGGCGACATTGGCACTCATGCCCATAACCTTGCGTGCTTTGTCAGCGGTCTGCAGGTCGAAAGCCTTGCCGCAGATCTGCAAAGCTGGGGCAAGGGGCGCAAACTGGATGACAACGCGCATATGATGCTGCGTTTTGCTGGCGGCGCGCGCGGCATGCTGTGGTCAAGCCAAGTGGCCCCGGGCAATGAGAACGCGCTGAAGCTGCGTGTCTATGGCGACAAGGGCGGTCTGGAGTGGTCGCAGGAGGATCCCAACTACCTGTGGTTTACGCCGCTCGGCGAACCCAAACGTCTGATCACCCGCAACGGGGCCGGGGCATCGGAAGCTTCGCAGTCGGTGAGCCGTATTCCCGGTGGCCACCCCGAAGGATACCTCGAAGGGTTCGCCACAATCTATAACGAAGCCGCCGATGCGATCCGCGCGGTGCAGGGCGGGGCGAGCCGCGAAAGCGCCATGGGCGTGCTGCCGGGCATCGCGGCGGGGATGGACGGAATGCGGTTCATCAATGCCTGCGTGACGTCTTCGGCCAACGACGCGGCGTGGACCAAGCTATGA
- a CDS encoding LacI family DNA-binding transcriptional regulator — protein MTSPTLSDVARAAGVSYATADRVINNRGNVADKSIAKVREAVTSLGYVRNVAAANLSRGRIYRLAFLIPRGSNAFFNRIRQHIDHAAAHHVSERVTAEVIEVAAFAVEGLQDSISALLERDFDGVAIVGLQSAALEAPLAELRAKGVAVVGLVSDLPRAARAAYIGIDNIAAGRTAGRMVGLAHGGQGGQVQTFAGSLDARDHAERLTGFREVLNADFPQVTVLDPIMTKDDAQVLQAQTQEVLTQQGLTALYNVGAGNSGLIAALRGGQGTRPFCVVHELVAHSRQALMERQIDLVIDQRPDVEINRAFTVLRALIDAKDLPPMPELVPTIYVRDNLPADALTDQMKAQDT, from the coding sequence ATGACAAGTCCAACGCTGAGCGATGTCGCACGCGCTGCCGGGGTGAGCTATGCAACCGCGGACCGGGTGATCAACAACCGCGGCAATGTGGCCGACAAGTCCATCGCCAAGGTGCGCGAGGCGGTCACCTCTCTTGGCTATGTGCGCAATGTCGCGGCGGCCAACCTGTCGCGCGGTCGGATCTACCGGCTCGCGTTTTTGATCCCCCGCGGCTCCAACGCTTTCTTCAACCGTATCCGCCAGCACATCGACCACGCCGCCGCCCATCACGTCAGCGAGCGTGTGACCGCCGAGGTGATCGAGGTCGCAGCCTTCGCGGTGGAAGGGCTGCAAGACAGTATCTCGGCCCTGCTTGAGCGTGATTTTGACGGTGTCGCCATCGTCGGGCTGCAAAGCGCTGCGCTTGAGGCACCCTTGGCCGAATTGCGCGCCAAAGGGGTGGCTGTGGTGGGCCTTGTCTCCGACCTGCCCCGCGCCGCCCGCGCGGCCTATATCGGCATCGACAATATCGCCGCCGGGCGCACTGCCGGGCGGATGGTGGGCCTTGCCCATGGCGGGCAGGGCGGGCAGGTGCAGACCTTTGCAGGCTCGCTCGACGCGCGTGACCACGCGGAGCGCCTTACCGGATTTCGCGAAGTGCTCAACGCTGATTTTCCGCAGGTTACGGTGCTCGATCCGATCATGACCAAGGACGATGCGCAGGTGCTTCAGGCGCAGACGCAAGAGGTCCTGACCCAGCAAGGGCTGACGGCGCTTTACAACGTTGGCGCGGGCAACAGCGGCCTGATCGCCGCCCTTCGCGGCGGGCAGGGGACACGCCCCTTTTGCGTGGTGCATGAGCTTGTCGCCCATTCCCGCCAAGCACTGATGGAGCGGCAGATTGATCTGGTCATCGACCAGCGGCCTGACGTGGAAATCAACCGCGCGTTCACCGTGCTGCGCGCCCTGATTGACGCGAAAGACCTGCCGCCGATGCCGGAACTCGTGCCGACGATTTATGTGCGGGACAATCTGCCCGCCGACGCTTTGACCGATCAGATGAAGGCCCAAGATACATGA
- a CDS encoding sugar phosphate isomerase/epimerase family protein has product MKTIKGPALFLAQFAGDEAPFNSWDSITKWAADCGYKGVQVPSWDARLIDLAKAASSKDYCDEFKGKAVENGVEVTELSTHLQGQLVAVHPAYDTAFDGFAVEEVRGNPKARQEWAVEQVKMALSASKNMGIGAHATFSGALAWPYVYPWPQRPAGLIETAFDELAARWLPILNHAEDCGVDVCYEIHPGEDLHDGITYEMFLERTGNHARANMLYDPSHYVLQCLDYIDNIDIYKDRIKMFHVKDAEFNPTGRQGVYSGYQSWTDRAGRFRSLGDGQVDFGAVFSKMAANDFDGWAVVEWECCLKHPEDGAREGAQFVKDHIIRVTDKAFDDFADGGTDEAANRKMLGID; this is encoded by the coding sequence ATGAAAACGATCAAGGGACCAGCGCTGTTTCTGGCGCAGTTTGCAGGCGACGAAGCGCCGTTTAATTCTTGGGACAGCATCACCAAATGGGCTGCCGATTGTGGCTATAAGGGTGTGCAGGTACCCAGTTGGGACGCGCGGCTGATCGACTTGGCCAAAGCGGCGTCGAGCAAGGATTACTGCGACGAATTCAAGGGCAAGGCAGTCGAAAACGGCGTAGAGGTCACCGAACTTTCGACCCACCTTCAGGGCCAGTTGGTCGCGGTGCACCCGGCCTATGACACCGCATTTGATGGCTTCGCAGTTGAGGAAGTGCGCGGCAATCCGAAGGCGCGTCAGGAATGGGCGGTTGAGCAGGTCAAAATGGCGCTTTCGGCGTCCAAGAATATGGGGATTGGCGCACATGCGACCTTTTCGGGCGCGCTGGCGTGGCCTTACGTCTATCCTTGGCCGCAGCGCCCTGCGGGGCTGATTGAGACCGCCTTTGATGAGTTGGCCGCGCGTTGGCTGCCGATCCTGAACCACGCCGAAGACTGCGGCGTCGATGTCTGCTATGAGATCCATCCCGGCGAAGACCTGCATGACGGCATCACTTATGAGATGTTCTTGGAGCGCACGGGCAATCACGCGCGGGCCAATATGCTCTACGATCCCAGCCACTATGTGCTGCAATGCCTTGATTATATTGATAACATCGACATCTACAAGGACCGGATCAAGATGTTCCATGTCAAGGATGCGGAGTTCAATCCCACCGGGCGGCAAGGGGTCTATTCGGGCTACCAAAGCTGGACGGACCGCGCCGGGCGGTTCCGGTCTTTGGGCGATGGTCAGGTTGATTTCGGCGCGGTCTTTTCCAAAATGGCCGCCAATGATTTCGATGGTTGGGCCGTGGTTGAATGGGAATGCTGCCTGAAACACCCCGAAGACGGCGCGCGCGAAGGGGCGCAGTTCGTCAAGGATCACATCATCCGCGTGACGGACAAGGCCTTTGACGATTTCGCCGATGGCGGCACTGATGAGGCGGCAAACCGCAAGATGCTGGGGATCGACTGA
- a CDS encoding ABC transporter permease subunit translates to MVMTSEQRVEASEIAGKGRSPWADARRRFFRNKAALMGLVILGFVVVFALFGNSFAQWSNEELDYNVMGQIVELGGPSIESGHYFGTDDLGRDLFARTVQGTQISLAVGLVGALIACVVGTLYGAVAGYFGGRTDSIMMRLVDIFMAVPYMFVLILLLVMYGRSITILFAGVGLISWMEMARIVRGQTLTIKGREFVEAARATGVSAPVIILRHIVPNLLGVIAVYATLLVPLMILTESFISFLGLGIQEPLTSLGALISEGAGTIAYGTTWQLGFPLLFFCLTLFGLFFIGDGLRDALDPKDR, encoded by the coding sequence ATGGTGATGACATCCGAACAACGGGTCGAGGCCAGTGAGATTGCGGGCAAGGGGCGTTCCCCTTGGGCCGATGCGCGGCGGCGGTTCTTTCGCAACAAGGCGGCGCTGATGGGTCTGGTGATCCTCGGCTTCGTCGTGGTCTTTGCGCTTTTCGGCAACAGCTTTGCGCAATGGTCGAACGAGGAATTGGACTACAACGTCATGGGCCAGATCGTCGAATTGGGTGGGCCGTCGATTGAAAGCGGCCATTACTTTGGCACCGACGATCTGGGGCGCGATTTGTTCGCCCGCACCGTGCAAGGCACGCAGATCAGCCTCGCGGTGGGCCTTGTCGGCGCGTTGATTGCCTGTGTGGTCGGCACGCTTTACGGCGCGGTAGCGGGCTACTTCGGCGGGCGCACCGACAGCATCATGATGCGGCTCGTCGATATCTTCATGGCCGTGCCTTACATGTTCGTGCTGATCCTGCTCTTGGTGATGTATGGCCGTTCGATCACCATTCTTTTTGCGGGCGTCGGGCTGATCTCATGGATGGAGATGGCCCGCATCGTGCGCGGCCAGACGCTGACCATCAAGGGCCGCGAGTTTGTTGAGGCTGCCCGCGCCACCGGCGTTTCGGCCCCGGTCATCATCCTGCGCCATATCGTGCCCAACCTCTTGGGCGTCATCGCGGTATACGCCACGCTGCTGGTCCCGCTGATGATCCTGACGGAAAGCTTCATCTCTTTTCTCGGGCTTGGCATTCAGGAACCGCTGACCTCCCTCGGGGCGCTGATCTCCGAAGGGGCGGGCACCATCGCCTATGGCACCACTTGGCAGTTGGGTTTCCCGCTGCTGTTCTTCTGTCTCACGCTCTTTGGCCTGTTCTTTATCGGCGACGGATTGCGTGACGCGCTCGACCCCAAGGATCGCTGA
- the xylA gene encoding xylose isomerase, whose protein sequence is MSDFFKDIKPLSYDPEGSDLAFRHYNPDEVVMGKRMEDHLRFAVAYWHSFAWPGGDPFGGQTFDRPWFGETMDMARLKADVAFEMFDLLNAPYFCWHDADIRPEGDTFAESLRNFEEIIDYLGTKMESSKTKLLWGTANLFGHRRFMSGAATSPDPEVFAWSAATVKACMDATQKLDGQNYVLWGGREGYETLLNTDLKRERQQAGRFLQMAVEYKHKIGFKGAILVEPKPQEPTKHQYDFDVATVYGFLKEFGLEGEVQMNIEQGHAILAGHSFEHELALASSLGIFGSIDMNRNDYQSGWDTDQFPNNVPEVALAYYEVLKAGGFTTGGTNFDAKLRRQSLDPIDLVAAHAGAMDVCARGFKAAVAMLEDGTLEAMRDERYAGWESPDAKAMLEGDLASIAAQVAKDGINPQPRSGRQEILENIVNRFV, encoded by the coding sequence ATGAGTGATTTCTTTAAAGATATTAAGCCCCTGTCCTATGATCCAGAAGGGTCTGACCTGGCCTTTCGCCACTACAATCCTGACGAAGTGGTCATGGGCAAACGGATGGAAGACCACCTGCGCTTTGCTGTGGCCTATTGGCATTCCTTTGCGTGGCCCGGCGGCGATCCCTTCGGCGGCCAGACATTTGACCGCCCGTGGTTTGGCGAGACGATGGACATGGCGCGGCTCAAGGCCGATGTGGCGTTTGAAATGTTCGACCTGCTGAACGCGCCCTACTTTTGCTGGCACGACGCCGATATCCGCCCCGAGGGCGATACCTTTGCCGAGAGCCTGCGCAATTTCGAAGAGATCATCGACTATCTCGGCACCAAGATGGAAAGCTCCAAGACCAAGCTGCTTTGGGGCACCGCGAACCTCTTTGGTCACCGCCGCTTTATGTCGGGCGCGGCCACCAGCCCCGACCCCGAGGTCTTTGCCTGGTCTGCGGCGACGGTCAAAGCCTGCATGGATGCGACCCAAAAGTTGGACGGCCAGAACTATGTGCTTTGGGGCGGGCGCGAGGGCTATGAAACCCTGCTGAACACCGACCTGAAACGCGAACGCCAGCAGGCCGGGCGGTTCTTGCAGATGGCGGTGGAGTACAAACATAAGATCGGCTTCAAAGGTGCCATTCTGGTGGAGCCGAAGCCGCAGGAGCCCACCAAACACCAGTATGATTTCGATGTCGCGACCGTCTATGGTTTCCTTAAGGAGTTCGGGCTGGAGGGCGAGGTTCAGATGAACATCGAACAGGGCCACGCGATCCTTGCGGGCCATTCGTTCGAACATGAATTGGCGCTGGCGTCCTCTCTGGGGATCTTCGGCTCCATCGACATGAACCGCAACGACTATCAATCGGGCTGGGACACGGACCAGTTCCCCAACAACGTCCCCGAGGTCGCGCTGGCCTATTACGAGGTGCTCAAAGCGGGCGGGTTCACCACCGGCGGCACCAACTTCGACGCCAAGCTGCGGCGGCAATCGCTTGACCCGATCGATCTGGTCGCGGCCCATGCAGGCGCGATGGATGTCTGCGCGCGGGGCTTCAAAGCCGCCGTCGCGATGTTGGAGGATGGCACGCTCGAGGCCATGCGCGATGAACGCTACGCGGGGTGGGAGAGCCCCGACGCCAAGGCGATGCTGGAGGGGGATCTGGCCAGCATCGCGGCACAGGTTGCCAAAGACGGCATCAATCCGCAGCCCCGCTCGGGCCGGCAGGAAATTCTGGAGAATATCGTGAACCGGTTCGTTTAA
- a CDS encoding ABC transporter ATP-binding protein — protein sequence MSPLLSVRDLHVRFPITRAGDMPWTKPRYLHAVNGVSFDLEPGKTLGVVGESGCGKSTLARGLIQMVPATGQVNWRGETDLLSLSPRQMKPYRSEIQMVFQDPLASLNPRMTLGQIIAEPLRTHRPEISAKERRARVAQMMERVGLLPQMINRYPHEFSGGQCQRIGIARALIVEPKLLICDEPVSALDVSIQAQVIELLKELQRDLGLAMIFIAHDLSVVKNISDEVMVLYLGRIMEKAPKAQLYDNPQHPYTQALLSAVPIPDPVAERAKQIVPMTGDMPSPMNPPSGCVFRGRCPRVQADCAEVVPEPGRGAHQVACIHPGPMQENEVAVGR from the coding sequence ATGAGCCCGCTTCTCTCAGTGCGCGATCTCCACGTTCGTTTCCCCATCACCCGCGCTGGCGACATGCCTTGGACGAAACCGCGCTATCTGCACGCGGTGAACGGGGTGAGCTTTGATCTGGAGCCGGGCAAAACGCTTGGCGTGGTTGGCGAATCCGGCTGTGGTAAATCCACCCTCGCGCGGGGTTTGATCCAAATGGTCCCGGCGACGGGGCAGGTGAACTGGCGCGGAGAGACGGACCTGCTGTCACTCTCCCCCCGGCAGATGAAACCCTACCGTTCTGAGATCCAGATGGTGTTTCAAGACCCTCTGGCCTCGCTCAACCCCCGCATGACGCTGGGCCAGATTATCGCAGAGCCGCTGCGCACGCACCGGCCCGAGATCTCTGCCAAGGAACGCCGCGCCCGTGTCGCGCAGATGATGGAGCGCGTGGGTCTGCTGCCGCAGATGATCAACCGCTACCCGCATGAGTTCTCGGGCGGCCAGTGCCAACGCATCGGCATTGCCCGTGCCCTGATCGTGGAGCCGAAGTTGCTGATCTGCGATGAGCCGGTCTCGGCGCTTGATGTGTCGATCCAAGCGCAGGTGATTGAGTTGCTGAAGGAGCTGCAACGCGATCTGGGGCTGGCGATGATCTTTATCGCCCATGACCTCAGCGTGGTGAAAAACATCTCGGACGAGGTCATGGTGCTCTATCTGGGCCGCATCATGGAAAAGGCCCCCAAGGCGCAGCTCTACGACAACCCGCAGCACCCCTATACGCAGGCGTTGCTTTCGGCGGTGCCGATCCCCGACCCCGTGGCCGAACGCGCCAAGCAGATCGTGCCGATGACGGGCGATATGCCCTCCCCGATGAACCCGCCCTCGGGCTGTGTTTTCCGGGGCCGCTGCCCGCGCGTGCAGGCCGATTGCGCTGAGGTGGTGCCAGAACCGGGGCGGGGCGCGCATCAGGTGGCCTGCATTCACCCCGGCCCGATGCAGGAAAATGAAGTGGCCGTAGGGCGCTGA
- a CDS encoding oligopeptide/dipeptide ABC transporter ATP-binding protein gives MSLLQIDNLSVTFDGEDGPVHAVNDLSLSIDKGETLGIVGESGSGKSQTAFSVMGLLAPNGRTDGSVRFDGQEILGAKPKVLNKLRAERIAMIFQDPMTSLNPYMRIADQMTEVLTLHKGMSKRDALAESVRMLDAVKIPAAKERIRLFPHEFSGGMRQRVMIAMSLLCKPDLLIADEPTTALDVTVQAQIMDLLGDLQKDFGMATILITHDLGVVAGFCERVLVMYGGRVMEQGPTEPLFAQPTHPYTRGLLAAVPRVDDQDATMKAIPGNPPNMAAPPEGCPFRPRCSYAGEDCRVMPPLAPFAEGRARACHRPISEVTA, from the coding sequence ATGTCTCTGCTGCAAATCGACAATCTCTCTGTCACCTTCGACGGTGAAGACGGCCCCGTGCATGCGGTCAATGACCTGTCGCTCTCCATCGATAAGGGCGAGACGCTTGGCATCGTGGGCGAAAGCGGGTCGGGCAAAAGCCAGACCGCCTTTTCTGTCATGGGACTGCTCGCGCCGAATGGGCGCACTGATGGCTCGGTAAGGTTTGACGGGCAGGAAATTTTGGGCGCGAAGCCGAAGGTGCTGAACAAACTGCGGGCTGAGCGGATCGCGATGATCTTTCAAGATCCGATGACTTCGCTCAATCCCTATATGCGCATCGCCGACCAGATGACCGAGGTGCTGACCCTGCACAAAGGCATGTCCAAACGCGACGCACTGGCGGAGTCGGTGCGGATGTTGGACGCAGTAAAGATCCCCGCAGCCAAGGAGCGCATCCGCCTCTTCCCGCACGAGTTCTCCGGCGGGATGCGCCAGCGGGTGATGATCGCCATGTCGCTGCTGTGCAAACCCGACCTGCTGATCGCGGATGAGCCGACCACCGCGCTCGACGTGACGGTGCAGGCGCAGATCATGGACCTGCTGGGTGATCTGCAAAAGGATTTCGGCATGGCCACGATCCTCATTACCCATGACCTTGGCGTCGTCGCGGGCTTCTGCGAGCGGGTGCTGGTGATGTACGGTGGCCGCGTGATGGAGCAGGGCCCGACCGAGCCGCTTTTCGCGCAACCGACGCACCCCTACACCCGTGGCCTTCTGGCTGCCGTGCCGCGGGTCGATGACCAAGACGCCACCATGAAGGCGATCCCCGGCAACCCGCCCAACATGGCCGCCCCGCCCGAGGGCTGCCCTTTCCGCCCGCGCTGCTCCTACGCCGGTGAGGATTGCCGCGTGATGCCGCCACTTGCGCCTTTTGCCGAAGGCCGCGCCCGTGCCTGCCACCGTCCGATTTCGGAGGTCACCGCATGA